DNA from Coriobacteriaceae bacterium:
GGCGCAGAGGGCGTCTGAGGCGTGCGGCCGAGCTTGCGCATCACGCGATCCCAGCGCGCATGGATGCTCTCGTTGTGGGCGCTCTTAAGTCCCAGCAGGGGCGCAGCCAAAATGGTAGGCGCAATAAACGTAATGAGACGCCACAGCAGATAGCCGGCGGTCGAAGCCGAACCGAAGAAATGACCCAAGAACAATGCAAAGCCGCCCTCAGCGCCACCAGTTCCACCGGGCAAGGGAACCGCAGAGCTTAACAGCTGGACAAAGGCGCTCGCGGCCATGACCGAGAAAAAGTCGACCTCGTGGTGGCCAAAGGCAAGCATCAGGAAATACGGAACCAGATAGAAAAACGCGAGCTGCAGCATGGTGATAAACACGGTGAGCAGCATGGAAGAAAAATGTCCGGCCGAAAGCTTGAACTTCTCGGAGAAGGAGTAGATCTCGCCATCGACAAACGTGCGCCAACCCTCGATCTTAGTGGCCGAGACACCAATGCGCTCGAGCCAATTGATGATGCAATGGGCGACGCGCGTGACGGTCTTAGGCATGAGCGCGACGGCGAAGATGCCAAGCAAGATGCAGCAGTGTCCACCAAAGCTAAAGACGCACAGCAGCGTCATGTCGCCGTAGCGTTCGGCAAAAAACGGCATACGGGCGAGCAGCAGGATAGCGCCCCAGGCGACCAGGCCAAACTGGTACACGATAAAACGCGTGAATTGCGTGGCGCCGGCCTCGCCCACGTTTTGGCCCGCCTTGGTCAGGCGGTAGATCTGGGCGGGAGTCGAGCCCATCATCATGGGCGTCAGGTTGCCAAAGAAGATGCCACTCGCCTCGACCGAGATCAGGTCGCGGATGCCGACGGGCGAATTGGGATCGAGCCAGACGGCGATCGCATAGGCCACAATGCCAAAGAACAGGTACATGAACATGCAAAGACACGCGACAACGAGCCATGACGCCTGGACGCTCGACATAGCGGCCCAGAACTGCCCCATCTGCCCGGTTACCACCAGATAGACGATATAACCTACCAGCACGACGCCGATAAAGATGGCGCCGCGGCGTGCGCTCTTATTGTCATCTCCGCCCGAGGCCTCAACCTCGACCTGGGGCTTAGACGTATGCTGAGAGGACTCCGTCATGAGACTCCTTCTAACAGTCAAAATATCTTGGTTATTGTACCCGTAAGGGCCATAGGCAGAACGCAAAGCTCTGGTTCAAACGGGAATTGCAGACGGTTGTTTGAAAACAATCAAAACCACCCCTAAAAGGGGTGGTTTGCTCTTAGGGTATAACCCTTGGATTTCCGGCACGCGTCTAAAGGCGCCGGCCCTCACGGGGTTCGGGCCGCACTGCAGATTGACCCGTGGCGGGCCGGTCAAACCGGCGCTATTTACGCCCCGGCCCCCTGCCGAAGGGGTCCTCGTACTCCTTGACGCTCAGCCGGTCGAGCGCGATGTCGGCCTTCTCCTGCTCCCGGATGTACTTCGCGATCGTGGCCTCGTTCAGGCCGACCGTGGACACGTAGTAGCCCTCGGCCCAGAACTTCCTGTTGCCGAACTTGTACTTCATGTTCGCGTGCTTGTCGAATATCATCAGCGAGCTCTTCCCCTTCAGGTAGCCCATCACGCTCGATACGCTGTACTTCGGCGGTATCGCCAGCAGCATGTGGACGTGGTCGGGCATCAGGTGCCCCTCGATGATCTCTATCCCCTTGTACTGGCAGAGCTTCCTGAAGGGTTGATTTCCGATCTCAGCCGAACACATTAGGCGGACAGGCCGTTCCCGCAGCTAGCCGAACGCCCCCGAGGCCCCATCCGGGCCCCGGGGGCGCCGTTTTCCCAGTTGAAGGAACGGTGGAGATGTGTTTCGATGGGTCCGGTGGCCATGCTCCGCCCTCCGCCCGGCACCTCTTCCCAGACTCAGCCGGACGGTCGGTCAGTCTATTCCGTTTTGCCTTCAGGCTAGGCCAGCGGGGCATCGCCCCTCTCTGCGCGCGCCCTCTCGATGAGTCCCGGCGTCAGGTCGAGCTCGGCCAGAGGCACATCCTCCACGCCGTAGGCGTCAAGCAGCGCCGCCGCATCGTCCCCGAGCATCGCCCTGAAGGCGCGCGCGGGCGTCGAGAAGCCGAGCGCGCCGCGGGGCTCGGAGTTCACGTGCGACATGGCGAGCGCCATGTCGGCCGGGGAGAGCCGGTCGAACCTGAGGCCGGCGCCCTTGGGCAGCAGCTTCCTTATCTCGACGTGGTTGCGCTCGCAGGCGCCCTTCTGGTCGCTCCGCCCGGGGTCGCAGTAGAACAGCCTCGTCTCGCCGGGCCCCTCGCCGAGGAGGGCCGCGACCGCGGCCTCGTCGGCGAACTCCGCGCCGTTGTCGGTGAGCACGGCGCGGAACACGCGGCGCGCCCCGTCGGCGCCGAGGACCGCCCGGACGCCCTCCAGGGCGGCCGCGACGCACCCGGCGGTCTTCCCGCCCAGCGGCAGCGCGAGCTGCAGCCTGCTGGGGCGGTGCAGTAGCGTGAGCAGGCAGGCCGAGTCCTCCCGGGCGCCCTCGACGGTGTCCATCTCCCAGGCCGCGGCGCACGCGTCCTCCCCGAGGGCGAGGAACGCGGCATACGACCTGCGGGCGGAGTGGCGCGTGGCCGCCCGCCCGGCGGCGCGCCTCCTCGGCCTGTAGCCGACCTTGCGCCTGAGCTCCATGTTCGTCATGCCGTCGTAGCCCGCCGAGACCCAGCGGTAGATGGTCGAGGGAGACAGGTCCACCGGCCCGCCGTTGCGCGCCGCCATCTGCTCGGGCGACAGCCCCCGGCGCAGGCAGTCCCTGATGGCCTCCAGCCTCGCCGCCGCGGCGGGCTCGTCGGCGTCGATCCCGCGCCTGGACGAGACGAGCACCGAGTCGGCGCACAGCTGCGCGGCCCGGGCCTCGTAGAAGACGTGCGGGCGGCGCTTGCAGCCCACCGCGCGGTAGCGGCCGCACCCGTTGCAGCAGCGCGGCCACGCCGCCAGGCGCGGGCAGGCCGCCGACAGGTCGGTGCCGGCGTCCACGCGCTCGCCGCGCCTGGGCTTCGGCGCCGTCACGAACCTGTGCGACGCCACCTCGGCGCTCACCGTCGAGGGCGACCTGCCCAGCTCCCTCGCGATCTCCCTGCACGAGGCCCCGCGCTCCAGCATCCTCTGGACTGTGTCCCGCTCGTGCCTCGTGAGCCTTCCGTAGGCCCTCGGGACCGCCCTCGCGGAGCCCCTTTTCTTCTTTCCGGACATGCCGTCCTCCGATCTCCCGGGGCCGGCCGGTCCGGCCCTCAGGGTATCGGGTTCCCACATTCATCCGCACATGTGCGGATGAATGTGGGAGGTGTTCGGATGAAGTCGATAATCAAGGGAGCTTCCTGAAGATCTCCCCAAGGTCGGACCTTATTTGGTTGTAGATGACTTTGCGCCTATACTTCGGCGTGAACACGACGTGGTACTTGCACATCCACTTCGTGTGCGACAGGCTGTAGGCCTTCTGGGCCATACGCCACCACCGCCCTCTCGACTCGGATTCCTTGCGGCCTGAACAATCGCAAGTGTCCGGCGAGGGGGCGGCTTTGTAAAGCCGTTTGGCCCCACCCGCATAGCGGGTGGTTTCTGATGCGGCGCGCTGCGCGCCCCGCACAGGCTAAAGCCTTTAATAAAAAACCCGGCCTTCCATGGGAAGCCCGGGTATCAAATGCGTGGTAGCCCGTACCAGATTCGAACTGGTGATCTCCGCCTTGAGAGGGCGGCGTCCTAAACCGCTAGACGAACGGGCCATAAGCCTCAGCAGAAAAGAAGTGGTAGCCCGTACCAGATTCGAACTGGTGATCTCCGCCTTGAGAGGGCGGCGTCCTAAACCGCTAGACGAACGGGCCACATGACATCTGCACTGCCGTGCTGCGAAGAAATATATTACGGGACAAAAAACGTCAGCGCAAGAAGAAATTCCAAATTGCCAAAAATTGTCGGCAGGTTATGGAACACGCAGGTAAACTGGGTAGCTAATTCAAGTTGAGATGGACCAAAAGAGCTTCGCGATCGTTGGGAATGTTGTCTTCGATCACGGCGTCGAGGGCGGAGTTGAGAAGCTGACCCAGTTCCGGCCCGGGCTTGACTCCGGCACGGATCAGGTCGCCGCCGTTGATGGAGAGCATCTTGAGCGTATAGGGCTCCCCTGCCTTCAGCAGCTCGTGCGCCATCGCGCGCATCTCCTCAATCGTCTCAACGTAATAGAAGCACGACGGGGCCTTGCCAAGTGTGTCGGCACGCTTAAGGTCCATGAGCTCGTCAATCAGGCGGGCCGTGTCGACGCCCTCACCCGAAAGCGCGCGCATCATATTGAGCAGACAGGAGCGCTCGGGGCGCAGCGGCTTGTCATGGTATTTGATGAGCAGGCACACGTCGCGCACCAAGTCGTGCGAGAGCGCCAGGCGATCCATAATGACGCGCGCCTTCTTGGCGCCGAGCTCGGGATGACCGTAGAAGTGTCCGCTACCGGCATGGTCGACCGTGAAGCACTCGGGCTTGGACACATCGTGCAAAAACGCCGCCCACATAAGGCTCGACGAGGGCGCGACGCCGTCACACAGCGCGAGCTCCCCCGCCACCGTCAGCACACGGGCAATATGCACGTAGACGTTAAACGCATGATAGACACTGCGCTGATCAAACCCGCGACCCGCTGCCAACTCGGGCACGGCGGCGCAGATGAGCTCGGGATAGCGGAGCATCGCGTCTCCCCCATGACCGGTCGAAAGAATGCCCTCGAGCTCAATACCCACACGCTCACGCGCCACGGCATCGAGCAGCGGCGCGCACTCGGCAAGCGCACGCTTGGTCTCGGGCTCAATCATAAAGTCCAGACGGCAGGCAAAGCGCACCGCACGCAGCATGCGCAGGGCGTCCTCGTTAAAGCGACGCTTGGGATCGCCGACAGCGCGAATCAGCTTGCGCTCCAAGTCACCCTGGCCGTCGTAGCGGTCGACAAGCCCGCGCTCGGGATGCCAGGCCATGGCATTGACGGTAAAGTCGCGGCGCACCAGATCGTCCTCGAGCGAGGCGGCACGCTCCACACTCTGGGGATGACGACCATCGGTGTAAAAGCCATCCAGACGGTACGTGGTGACCTCGATACGCTCGCCATCGGAAATAGCCGTGATTCCGCCAAATTTAATGCCCGACTCCACAACCGCGATGCCGGCGGCCTCGAGCGCCGCTTTGGACTCCTGCCACAGGCCGCTACAGCACATATCAACATCGTGGCTGGGGTACCCCATCAGGGCGTCGCGCACCCAACCGCCCACGTACCAAGCCTCAAGACCAGCCGCCTCAAGCGCGCGCAGGACGCGCAGGGACGCATCGGACGGTTGAGTACCGTTGAGCGAAACATTGCACATGCCTATGGCCTCCTGCGACTATCAAATTGGCTATCGATTGCGTCTGCAAAAAGTCTAGCAAGAAACAGCCTCCACTGCACACGCAAGTCCGATAAACAAAAACGCATCCGTCCTAGTCTAAGACGGATGCGAAATAATCAAACTATTCAGACAAGGTGCCGGAACTAGCAGACCTGGCGAACCTCGATGTGCTTCTTATATTCGTCCACCTTGGCAAAATCACCCAGACCGGGGCACTCGACCACGTTGGCGCCAGTGGCCATCGAAAGGCGCAGGGCGTCCTCGACGCGCTCGGGGGCGTCGTGCCACACGGACAGGAAGGCAGCGAGCGAGGAATCGCCGGCGCACACAGTCGACAGCAGCTTGACGTCGAAGGTGCGGTTGGCAAACCAGATATGCTCGCCGTTGGAGAAGTACGCACCGGCGCCACCAAGGGTCAGCAGCACGTTCTTGGCGCCCTTGGCGTGCAGCTCGGCCATAGCGCCCTTGACGGACTCGTCGCCACCACCGCTCACCTTGATGCCAAAGATGTCAAGCAGCTCGTCGTCATTGGGCTTGATCAGCAGTGGCTCCAGAGCAATGAGGTCTGCCAGCTGATGGCTCGAGATATCGAGCACGAACTCGGCGCCCTTTGCCTTCACGCGACGCAGGACCTCGGCCAAGAAGCCCTCGGAAGTGTTGGGAGGCAGCGAGCCGCTGATGACCAGGCAGGTCATGTCATCGAGCGAATCGATAAGTTCAAACATCTCCTGCTCGTTGGCCTCATTGATGGCGGCACCGGCATTGACCATGTTGTACTCGGTGTCGGGACCGGCGTTGAGGAACACATTGACGCGCGTAATACCGTCGGTCCACACGGGCTTGACGGGCACGCCCAGGGCCTCGGCGCCCTTAACGATAAACTCACCCGAGAAGCCGGCGAAGAAACCCAGGATCGTGGTGTCGACACCATAGTGGTCAAGCGTAAACGAGACGTTGAGGCCCTTGCCGTTGGGCGTGTAGACGGCATTGCGGGTACGCGTGACGGTGTTGGCAGCAAGACCGTCGCAGGCGATGTTGTAGTCAATGGCGGGATTTGCAGTGAGCGTGTATATCATGAATGTTCCTTTCACGAAGCAACGTGTTAATGAAAGTATATTCCACGCATCGGTAAAAGGCTAGGACAACTCGGTGAACGGTGTGGAAGCGATGAAGTACGGCAGGACATCTCTCCCCTATGACGGAACAAAAAGGCGCCCTGGCCGAAACCGGGGCGCCGCATGCGCACGAATATGTCGCGTTTCGATTACTGACGATCGAGCTTGCGGACAGCAACGCGCTTGCTGTACTCGTCAACGTGACCAAAGTCGCCAATGCCGACGGACTCGGCAACGTTGGCGCCGGTGGCCATAGCGAGCTTCATGGCCTCCTCGACGTTGTCGCGATCCCTGTACCACTTGTGCAGGAACGCAGCGAGGGTGCAGTCGCCGGCGCAGACGGAAGAGACCAGCTTGATGTTGAACTCACGCTTGGCGTACCAGATGTCCTCGCCGTTGGAGAAGTAAGCGTCGCCGCGGCTACCACGGGTGAGCAGCACGTTCTGAACGCCAGCGTCGTGAGCCATCTTCATGGCGACACGAACCTCGTCGTCGGTGTCGACCGGCACGCCGAAGATGGCCTTCATCTCGTGATGGTTCGGCTTGATGAGAAGCGGCTTCTTGTGAGCGAGCTCCTTGAGCTTGTCGGAGGACAGGTCCAGGACGACGTCGGCGCCACGAGCCTGAGCGTGCTCCATGACCTGAGCCAGGAAGTCGGGCGTAGCTTTGGGAGGCACGGAGCCGGAGACGATCAGGCACTCAAGATCGCCCGCGGTGTCCAGGATGTTGTAGAGCTCCTCCTGGTGCTGCGGCGTGATCGGAGCACCCGGGTTCAGGATGCCGTACTCGTGCTGGCCATCGTTGACGTAGGTGTTAATGCGCGTGATACCGTCGGTCCAGACCGGGCGGCAGAGGCAACCCAGGTTCATGACCTCCTCAACGATGAACTTGCCCGTGAAGCCAGCAAAGAAGCCGAGTGCGACGGTGTCAACGCCCATCTTCTTAAAGGCGAAGGACACGTCAAGGCCCTTGCCGTTAGCCGTGTAGCTGGCCGAGCCGGTGCGGACGTTCTCATCGGGCTCGAGCGGAGAGCTCGAAACCGTCATGTCGACAGCCGGGTTAGCGGTTAGCGTGTAGAACATTTACAGTACCCCCTGTATATGTGAGGGCCGCGTGGCCGGCCCATTCCAACCACGCGGTTACCTCTGATACCAAATTAGCGAGCTGCGGACTCGAGCAGTGCCTTGACCTCGGCTGCGGTGTTGCAGGCGAGCGCCTTCTCGGCGAGCTCGTCGCACTCGGCCTTGGTCCACTGGCTGATGGTCTTGCGGGCGCGCAGGATAGAAGGAGCGCTCATCGAGAACTCCTCCAGGCCCCAGCTGATCAGCAGCGGCTCGAGCAGCGGATCGGCAGCGGCTTCGCCGCACATACCGACCATGATGCCGGCCTTCACGCCGCTCTCGATGATGTTCTTGAGCGAGCGGAGCACGGCGGGATAGTAAACCTGGTACAGGTTGGAGATGGTGTCGTTACCACGGTCGGCGCACATGGTGTAACCGATCAGGTCGTTGGTTCCGATGGAGAAGAAGTCGGCGACCTCGGCAAGACGGTCTGCGAGCAGCGAAGCGGCGGGCGTCTCGACCATGATGCCGACCTCGATGTTCTCGTTGAACTTGCGACCCTCTTCGGTCAGCTCGGCCTTGCACTGCTCGACGAGCTCCTTGACAGCCAAGACCTCCTCGACGCAGGTGACGAGCGGGATCATGATCTTGACGTCACCGAAGGCGCTAGCGCGCAGCAGAGCGCGGAGCTGGACCTTGTACTGGTCGGGATTGGCCAGGCAGTAACGCACGGCGCGGAAGCCCATGAAGGGGTTATCTTCCTTGACCATGTGCAGATACGGAATCTCCTTGTCGCCGCCAACATCGAGCGTGCGGATGATGACCGGAGCACCCTTGAGCGCGCTGGCGACCTTACGGTAGGCGTTGAACTGCTCCTCCTCGGAAGGAAGCTCAGCAGAGTCCATGAACAGGAACTCGGAGCGGAACAGACCGATGGCCTCGGCGTCGTGATCGAGCGCGTTGGGCACGTCATCGGGGTTACCGATGTTGCAGGCGATGATCTTCTTGATGCCATCGGCAGTCACGGACGGCTTGCCGCGGAAGGCCTCGAGGGCTGCCTTCTCGGCAGCGAAGGCCTCGGCCTTGGCGGTGTATGCGGCGAGCGTCTCCTCGTCGGGATCGGCCTCAACGATACCCTTGCCACCGTCGACGACAACGGTCATACCGTTGCGCAGCGCGGTGCAGCTATTGGAAACCGAAAGGACAGCCGGGATCTCGAGGGCGCGCGCAATAATCGCGGAGTGCGACGTGCGACCACCGGTCTCGGTGACGATACCGGCAACGTGGGCCTTATCGATCGTGGCGGTCATGGACGGCGTGAGGTCGTGAACGACAACGACAGTATTCTCGGGCAGGACGGAGAGGTCGACGACCTCCTTGCCCAGCAGCTCGGCCAGAATACCGGTGCGGATGTCGGCGATGTCGGCCGCGCGCAGACGAAACATCTCGTCGTCCATGGACAGGAACATGTTCTCGAACATGGTCGAGGTGTCCATGAGCGCCTGCTCGGCGCAGGTACCGCCGTCAATGGCGGCGTTGATGGCGTCGGTCATGCCCGGGTCCTGAGCCAGGACAATGTGTCCGCTCATGATCTCGGCCTCGGCCTCGCCCACCGTCTCCTTCATGTGGTCGGCCTGAGCCTGGGTCTTCTCGCAGAAGACCGAAAGAGCGGACTGATAGCGCTCCTTCTCTGCTGCCGAATCGGCAACCTCGTGCGGCTCAAACGTCAAGTCGGGATCGACGGCGACCATGACGGTGCCGATACCGATGCCCTCGGAAGCGTTGACTCCCTGATACATTCCCATTCCTCTCTCCGTGTCATGTGATAAAGCGTTTTGCCATATCCATGACAAAAGAGCGCAGCTACCTTACAACAGGTCACTGCGCCCCCAAATATGAACTTAGTTGTTCAACATGCGACCCGTTTGAGTTCTACTCGCCAAGACCGCTCTTGATGAGCTCAATGGCAGCAGCCAGAGCCTCGGCCTCGTCAGCGCCGTCGCACTTGACCTCGACCTCAGTGCCGCAGGGGATACCAGCAGCCATGAGGGCCATCGGGGACTTGCCGTTGACCTCCTTCTCGGGGGTAACGACCGTCACGTCACAGGCGTACTTGCCCATGGTGGAGGCGAACAGACCAGCCGGACGCATGTGCAGACCCTGAGGATTAACGAGGGTAGCCTTCTCAGAAACCATAGTTGACTCCTTTTTGTGTTTAACCCCTGTCATGCATGTGGCAGGAGTCAGATTCACGACGTTGTTTATATTAACTCACATCAAACGGTTTTTCATTATGTTTCCCACGAATTGTTGGACAGATGTCGTTCCTGTACGCTTGCCCGCCGGGCGGGGCGGTTAAGTTTGCTGCTCTACAGTCCTGCGCAAGACGAAAAGCACATTAATTGCTTTCCTTTGCGTGCGGAACTCGCGACAAACTTAACCGCCCCGCCCGGCGGGCGAGCTGCGGAAACTCGGTCGGTCCAGAGCAATATCGGCGGAACGGAATTCTGGCTGAGGATCTGTTCGCGACAAAGACTCGACAGGCGGCCCTCTCTATGCCCTTTTATAAGTTGCGGTTAAATAGGGACTGAATTTGGGGTTGAACCGTTTAAACAGTCCCTATTTCACCGCAACTTATGGGAGGGATAGAAAAAAGGCGGAGGCCCTGGAGAGGGACTCCGCCTTATATACAGGGGGCGATGTTATTCGCGAGCTGGTGGATTAGACCAGGCGGGCGTTGATCGTCTTGGCGATCTCGGCGGCGTCGGTGGAACCCTTGACGGTGGCACGGAAGTCCTCGTCCATAAGCGCCTCGGCGACCTTGGACAGGATCTTGAGGTGCGTGGTTCCAGCCTGAGCGCCCGGGATGAGCAGGGCGATGGCAACGTTGACGGGAGCGCCGTCCATGGTGTCCCAACCGGTCACGCCGGACTCGTCCTTGACGACGATGACGGCAGCCTCGGTAATGGCGTCGGACTTGGCATGCGGGATGGCGAAGCCCTCCATCATGCCCGTGGTGCCCTCGGCCTCGCGGGCCAGGAAGGCGTTCATCACGGCGTCGGCGTCGCTGGCGATACCGGCCTTGACAGCCTGGTTGGAAACGAAGCTCAGAGCCTCGTCACGAGAAGCGAAGTCCTCGGCGACAAAGACGTTCTCGACCTTCACGAAGTCAGCAGCCTCGGCCTTGGGGGCCTCGACGGCAGCGGCCTTGGGGGCCTCAACCGGCTTGGTTGCAGGAGCGGGCTTCTGGTTCTTCTCGAAGTCGTACTTCTTGAAAGCCACGAACAGGATGCCACCGACCACGGCGCCGATGAGGATCGCGAGGACCCACAGCGGACCGTTCTCGACAACGGGCAGGACCAGGAAGCCGCCGTGAGGCGCCGGATCGTGAACGTTGAAGAAGATGGTCAAGATGGAAGCGATGGAAGAACCGAGCATCATGATGGGCATAACGGGCCAGATGTTCTTGGTCATGAACGGAATGGCGCCCTCGGTGATGTGGGTGCAACCAAGGATGAGGTTGACGATACCGGCGTCATGATCCTCCTGGCTGAAGTACTTCTTGCCGACAACGACGGCGAAGGTGGTGATCAGCGGCGGAACGATGCAAGCGGCGGAGACGGCAGCCATGAAGTTGGTGCCGAAGTTGTAGGTCTCGGTGCCGACGCCAGCTTCGAGAGCGGTACCGAGCAGGAAGGTGCCAGTAGCGTAAGCAGCCTTGTTGACCGGGCCGCCCATATCAAAGGCGCACATGCAGCCGATGGCCAGGCCAAGGATCACCGGACCGGAGTTACCGAGGCTCTGCAGGAAATCCATCATGCCCTGGTTAATGGCAGCCATGGGGCCGGAAATACCAAGCATGACCAGACCGACGATGGCGGTAGAGCACAGCGGATACAGGAAGATTGCCTTCAGGCCATTAAGGCTCGCAGGAATTTTAGAGAAAACCTTCTCGAGCAGCAGGATGACATAGCCAGCGAGGAAGCCGCCGACGATGCCGCCTAGGAAGCCAAAGCCCACACCTGCGCCACCGGCGTCGATCATGCCGGTATCGGCGTTAACAGGCAAGCCCTGGATGGCAATCATACCGGCGACGAAACCGGGGACGAGCGCCGGGCGCTTGCCGATGGACTCGGCGATGTAAGCGGAGAGCACCGGAACCATGAGGTTCATGGCGATACCGCCGATAATCTTGAGCATCGCGGCAAAGCTGTTGTAGTCGGCAGCCGTCGAATCAAAGGACGTGATGCCCCACAGGAACGAAATGGCGGTCAGAACACCACCGGCAACGACGAAGACCAGCATGTGGCTGACGCCGTTCATGAGGTGCTTGTAGATGACGTGGCCGATGGACTCCTTCTCCTCGACCTCGTCCTCGACATCGGCGGCAGCGGCAACCGTGTCGTCGCCCTTGGCGGCGAGCGCGCGGTCGATCAGCTTACCAGCAGCCTCGACAGACAGGGCCTTGGAAACACCAACGGAAACCATGGGCTTACCGGCGAAACGCTCAGCCTGGACATCCTTATCGGCTGCGACGACGACGGCCTTGGCACCGGCGATCTCGCTCTTGGTGAGCTCGTTCTCGACACCGACCTGGCCATGAGTCTCGACCTTAATGGTCAGACCGCGCTCGGCAGCTGCCTTCTCCAGCGCCTCCTTCGCCATGAAGGTGTGCGCAATGCCGGTCGGGCAACCGGTCGCGGCGATGATGTCAAACTTAGCCATGTGTCCCTCCTTCTTGAGTACAGCGCCCGCGGGCGCTCCCCTACACGCGCTTCGATGCGCGTTTTTCCACAACTGAAAGATACCAACCTACCGTCCGCGTGAGAAGAGACAAGGCGCAATTCTCCGGTGAAAGGTTCTTTCATAACCGTAAACGGCAAGTGAAAGTTTACCATCAACACTTGAAACGGCAAGGTGTATCTTGTAATTGAAAATGCCCGTATACTATGGCATTGCAAATCAAGTTAGATTTTCATGCCAACCAGGAGCCATCCATGACCGATAGTAGCAAAAGCGCACTTTCCCTCATTAGTACCCACCAGGGATACAGCGAGTCCGAGCAGCGCATTGTCGACTATATATTGGAGCACCAGTCCGAGGCGCCACGCCTCACGGCGGCTCAGCTCTCGCGCGCTGCCGCCACGTCCGAGGCGACCGTTTCGCGTTTCTGCCGCAAGCTGGGCTTTGGCAGCTTCCGCAGCTTTCAGTTTTCGTTGGCGCGCGACTTAGAGAGTCAGCGCAACGAGGGCCTGACCGACGAGGTCTCGCTCGACAACATGGAGCAGAGCCTTAAAAATATCCTCGCCGCCAAGGTGAGTGAGCTTAATGCGACCATCGACGGCATTGATCACGACACGTTGGCCGCAGTTGTACACGCGCTTAAGAATGCCGGCGTTATTGAGTTTGCGGCCGTAGGCAACACCAACGCCGTCGCGCTCGACGCGACGTTCAAGTTCTCGCAGCTGGGCCTTCGTTGCATGGCAAGCACCATCAGCGAGACCTCGATTGGTTTTGCGCTCACGCTGCGCCCCGGTGACGTTATCGTGCTGATCTCAAACTCCGGCAAGTCGCGCCGTCTGAATCGCATGGCAAAAGCGGCTCGCGACTGCGGCGCAACCGTAGTCGTCATCAGCAGCGACAGCAAATCCCCGCTCGCGCGCCTGGCAGACTACACCTTTAATACCGTCAACCACGAAGCACTACTGACAACGGGCGACTTCGCGTTCTCCAAGATGAGCGCCACGATGATCATCGAGGTCATCTACAACTTCCTGCTGCCCGAAATCGAAGACGCACGCGAGCATATCAGCTACTACGAAGAGCTCATCCAGCCGGATAAGGTTGTGGAGTAAAACGCGTAGTGGGACAAAAATTTCAGTCTATTTTGTCCCACCAACA
Protein-coding regions in this window:
- a CDS encoding flippase-like domain-containing protein; amino-acid sequence: MTESSQHTSKPQVEVEASGGDDNKSARRGAIFIGVVLVGYIVYLVVTGQMGQFWAAMSSVQASWLVVACLCMFMYLFFGIVAYAIAVWLDPNSPVGIRDLISVEASGIFFGNLTPMMMGSTPAQIYRLTKAGQNVGEAGATQFTRFIVYQFGLVAWGAILLLARMPFFAERYGDMTLLCVFSFGGHCCILLGIFAVALMPKTVTRVAHCIINWLERIGVSATKIEGWRTFVDGEIYSFSEKFKLSAGHFSSMLLTVFITMLQLAFFYLVPYFLMLAFGHHEVDFFSVMAASAFVQLLSSAVPLPGGTGGAEGGFALFLGHFFGSASTAGYLLWRLITFIAPTILAAPLLGLKSAHNESIHARWDRVMRKLGRTPQTPSAPTKPHPTNAVTVDPKKHAQKASGTAKPAHKAYVRQTGDGIRVSPSALNKKKHPKSQ
- a CDS encoding IS30 family transposase; this translates as MSGKKKRGSARAVPRAYGRLTRHERDTVQRMLERGASCREIARELGRSPSTVSAEVASHRFVTAPKPRRGERVDAGTDLSAACPRLAAWPRCCNGCGRYRAVGCKRRPHVFYEARAAQLCADSVLVSSRRGIDADEPAAAARLEAIRDCLRRGLSPEQMAARNGGPVDLSPSTIYRWVSAGYDGMTNMELRRKVGYRPRRRAAGRAATRHSARRSYAAFLALGEDACAAAWEMDTVEGAREDSACLLTLLHRPSRLQLALPLGGKTAGCVAAALEGVRAVLGADGARRVFRAVLTDNGAEFADEAAVAALLGEGPGETRLFYCDPGRSDQKGACERNHVEIRKLLPKGAGLRFDRLSPADMALAMSHVNSEPRGALGFSTPARAFRAMLGDDAAALLDAYGVEDVPLAELDLTPGLIERARAERGDAPLA
- a CDS encoding CCA tRNA nucleotidyltransferase, which translates into the protein MCNVSLNGTQPSDASLRVLRALEAAGLEAWYVGGWVRDALMGYPSHDVDMCCSGLWQESKAALEAAGIAVVESGIKFGGITAISDGERIEVTTYRLDGFYTDGRHPQSVERAASLEDDLVRRDFTVNAMAWHPERGLVDRYDGQGDLERKLIRAVGDPKRRFNEDALRMLRAVRFACRLDFMIEPETKRALAECAPLLDAVARERVGIELEGILSTGHGGDAMLRYPELICAAVPELAAGRGFDQRSVYHAFNVYVHIARVLTVAGELALCDGVAPSSSLMWAAFLHDVSKPECFTVDHAGSGHFYGHPELGAKKARVIMDRLALSHDLVRDVCLLIKYHDKPLRPERSCLLNMMRALSGEGVDTARLIDELMDLKRADTLGKAPSCFYYVETIEEMRAMAHELLKAGEPYTLKMLSINGGDLIRAGVKPGPELGQLLNSALDAVIEDNIPNDREALLVHLNLN
- a CDS encoding 1-phosphofructokinase encodes the protein MIYTLTANPAIDYNIACDGLAANTVTRTRNAVYTPNGKGLNVSFTLDHYGVDTTILGFFAGFSGEFIVKGAEALGVPVKPVWTDGITRVNVFLNAGPDTEYNMVNAGAAINEANEQEMFELIDSLDDMTCLVISGSLPPNTSEGFLAEVLRRVKAKGAEFVLDISSHQLADLIALEPLLIKPNDDELLDIFGIKVSGGGDESVKGAMAELHAKGAKNVLLTLGGAGAYFSNGEHIWFANRTFDVKLLSTVCAGDSSLAAFLSVWHDAPERVEDALRLSMATGANVVECPGLGDFAKVDEYKKHIEVRQVC
- a CDS encoding 1-phosphofructokinase family hexose kinase; its protein translation is MFYTLTANPAVDMTVSSSPLEPDENVRTGSASYTANGKGLDVSFAFKKMGVDTVALGFFAGFTGKFIVEEVMNLGCLCRPVWTDGITRINTYVNDGQHEYGILNPGAPITPQHQEELYNILDTAGDLECLIVSGSVPPKATPDFLAQVMEHAQARGADVVLDLSSDKLKELAHKKPLLIKPNHHEMKAIFGVPVDTDDEVRVAMKMAHDAGVQNVLLTRGSRGDAYFSNGEDIWYAKREFNIKLVSSVCAGDCTLAAFLHKWYRDRDNVEEAMKLAMATGANVAESVGIGDFGHVDEYSKRVAVRKLDRQ